The genomic interval CAGGAATCTGCTAGGCACTTTATGCATATGAGTGATAAAATAAAAGGAAGTTTTATACAAGTGGGAAAATTGAGATAAAAAATAATCTACTAAATCGAAGCTAATCATTTTATCCTGTTTAAACAATATGCTTGTATGAACCGCTTTAAGACAATAATTTTGAATGAGACAATTTGAGGAGGAATAGCATTGCGAGAACCGAAGATTGGATTAGCGCTTGGTTCGGGTGGTGCGCGAGGTTTTGCTCACCTAGGTGTGATTCGGGTATTACAAGAAGAGGGCATTCCTATTGACTTAATTGCAGGGAGCAGCATGGGAGCGATGGTTGGTGCTTTATTTGCAGCGGGTTCAGATATTGAGCGGCTTTATAAACTATCGCGTGTATTTAAAAGGAAGTATTATTTAGATTTTACGTTTCCGAAAATGGGTTTTGTTGCAGGGAAGCGAGTAAAAGAATTAATTCGTGTATTTACATATGGAAAGAAGTTGGAAGAATTAGATATCCCTGTTGCGGTTGTAGCAACTGACATTCGAACAGGAGAAAAGGTTGTTTTTCAGGAGGGGCCGATTGCTCCGGCTGTTCGCGCAAGTATTTCGATACCTGGTATTTTTGTTCCGGAGAAAATTAATAATCATTTATTAGTTGATGGAGGTGTCGTTGATCGGGTACCTGTCTCGGTTGCAAAGCAAATGGGAGCAGATATCGTTATTGGCGTAGATGTTTCGCATATTAATCAGGAGGTAGAGATTACGTCTATTTATGATGTGATTATGCAAAGTCTTGATATTTTACAAATGGAATTGGTCGAGAATAGAGAGTTTGCTTCCGATGTCATGATTCGTCCGCGAGTGGAAAAGTATAGTTCGAAATCATTTACAAATATATCTGAAATAATTAGTATTGGAGAAGAAGCAGCTAGACAGAAAGTCGATTATATTAAATCATGTGTTGCATCTTGGAAGGAGTCTTGCAAAAATGAGCCGTAAAGCGTATGTCAACACTACTTTAGTGGTTGCCTTGCTTCTTCTTGCCTCTGCATTTTATTATTTGCCGTATTATGTGACAAAGCCTGGTATGGCGAAAGAATTAGAACCGATTATTGAAGTTTCTGGCGGTGATCGAGCAGAAGGGAGTTTCATGCTCACAACGGTTAGAATGGGAAGAGCAAATATTTATTCATATTTGCTTGCTAAATGGAGTGACTATCAAGAAATTTATCCAGAGGCATCCGTTCGAGGCGAAGATGAAACGGATGAAGAATATAATGTAAGGCAGCTGCATTTAATGGATACTTCGAAAAATCATGCCGTTAAAGTGGCTTATGACCACGCTGAGAAAGAGTTTTCTTATCAGTATCTGGGTGTGTTTGTCTTAGATGTACACGAGGATATGCCAGCGGCTGGAGTTTTAAAAGCGGGTGATCAAATTATTCAAGTCGATCGCTTAAGTTTTGAGTCCTCGCAACAATTCATTGATTATATTGCTACGAAAAAAGCAGGGGATACCGTTGACATCGTTTATAAGCGAGAAGAAACGGAGAAACAAGCAGCAATCACCTTGCAAGCGTTTAAAGATAAACCGAATCAAGTAGGGTTAGGTATCTCTCTTGATGATGCTACGAGAGTCATAACCGTTCCAAAAGTGTCTATTGATTCTGAGCAAATCGGTGGACCATCGGCAGGATTAATGTTTTCTTTAGAAATTTATAATCAATTAACCAAAGGGGATTTAACGCAAGGTTATCAAATTGCAGGTACAGGTACGATTGATGAAGAAGGAAAAGTAGGGCCTATTGGAGGCATTCAACAGAAAATTGTCGCGGCTGATAAATCAGGTGCTGATATTTTCTTTGCACCTAATGAGGAAGGGGCTCCTCATTCCAATTATCGAGAGGCATTAGTGGCAGCGAAAGATATTAATACGAAGATGAAGATTATTCCAGTTGATCACTTTACAGATGCCCTGCATTATTTAGAAACATTAGAAGATAAAAAATAAGAGGCGGACTTTGACTTTCCGTCTCTTATTTTTTTTATTGTTCATCAATAGTGTTCTCTTACAATTGTTAAACTTTGAGTCGAATAGGTGCGGCGAATTCCCGCTTTATTAATTCGGTTTGATAAGGCTCTGGTAAGCCTTGGGCAAATACGTTTGTCGCACGTAAATCTGGTGTAATATCAGCATCGTTGTAGGCTGATATTTTCGAAATTAAAGGAAGAGGCAGCTCTTTTTTGACCGATTGCAAATACTGTTGGCCCTTTTCCGTCATTCCGAGTAAACGAAGGTATGATGGAAAGGACGAAGCCTCCATTTCGGCTTGCAAGCTATGCGTCAAAATATGAGTGCATATCCGTTGGATACGCGTCCATGTATAGCGTTTTGTTTTCACTTGTGTCACAAATTGTTGGAACGTACTAGAGTGTTTAGCTATATCTAATAATCGATGTTCAATGCCTTCCTCTACTTCATAGATGGACGCTAATTCAGCGGCAGAAGAAGTAAGAATTCGATATTTAAGAAGTGGCCAGTACAATTCCCAATGATGAAAGCTTTGATAATAAGTAATATATGTTTCTAGAATAGCAAGGGTTGAATGTGGTACATAGCTGGAAATCGTCTGCATGCTTTGTTTCTGTTCGATAATCGCTTTTCGAATGCCTGTAGCGCTTGCAATCGCTTTATCGTGAAGCGTTGTTTCGTGATAGCCTGCTGCTACCCGCTTGATTGTAAAAGGTTCTATTTTGTAGTTGTTTGATAAAGCAGCGTGCACATATTCTTTGCCAAGAATGTTGTTTGGCTGTGATAGATCTAGTCCCCTTTCATTGGATGAAAGGCTGCGAAAAGCAAGGGAAGCAGCTGCTGGATAACTCTTTCCTTCTTTTAAAAACGTTTTTAACATACTTTTGTATTCTGTTTCTTTTTCTTGAAGCAAATGATAGGTATCGAGAAACGGAGCAATCTTTCCGTCTTCACTGCCAAAGCAGAACGCATCACATTGCATAGCCTCAAGCAGACTAATGGAGCCGCGAGCAAATAATTCAGCGTTGGCTGTTGCGAAACGATAAGGAAGCTCGATAACAAGGTCTACGCCGCCGCGTAAGGCCATGTCTGTTCGTGCCCATTTATTAACGAGTGCAGGTTCACCACGTTGTAAAAATGAACCACTCATTACAGCGATGACTACATCAGCTTCAGTCTGTTTCTTACTTTCTTGAATATGTAAGGCATGTCCATTATGAAATGGATT from Peribacillus asahii carries:
- a CDS encoding nucleotidyltransferase, whose product is MKAVGVVVEYNPFHNGHALHIQESKKQTEADVVIAVMSGSFLQRGEPALVNKWARTDMALRGGVDLVIELPYRFATANAELFARGSISLLEAMQCDAFCFGSEDGKIAPFLDTYHLLQEKETEYKSMLKTFLKEGKSYPAAASLAFRSLSSNERGLDLSQPNNILGKEYVHAALSNNYKIEPFTIKRVAAGYHETTLHDKAIASATGIRKAIIEQKQSMQTISSYVPHSTLAILETYITYYQSFHHWELYWPLLKYRILTSSAAELASIYEVEEGIEHRLLDIAKHSSTFQQFVTQVKTKRYTWTRIQRICTHILTHSLQAEMEASSFPSYLRLLGMTEKGQQYLQSVKKELPLPLISKISAYNDADITPDLRATNVFAQGLPEPYQTELIKREFAAPIRLKV
- a CDS encoding patatin-like phospholipase family protein — translated: MREPKIGLALGSGGARGFAHLGVIRVLQEEGIPIDLIAGSSMGAMVGALFAAGSDIERLYKLSRVFKRKYYLDFTFPKMGFVAGKRVKELIRVFTYGKKLEELDIPVAVVATDIRTGEKVVFQEGPIAPAVRASISIPGIFVPEKINNHLLVDGGVVDRVPVSVAKQMGADIVIGVDVSHINQEVEITSIYDVIMQSLDILQMELVENREFASDVMIRPRVEKYSSKSFTNISEIISIGEEAARQKVDYIKSCVASWKESCKNEP
- a CDS encoding SepM family pheromone-processing serine protease, with translation MSRKAYVNTTLVVALLLLASAFYYLPYYVTKPGMAKELEPIIEVSGGDRAEGSFMLTTVRMGRANIYSYLLAKWSDYQEIYPEASVRGEDETDEEYNVRQLHLMDTSKNHAVKVAYDHAEKEFSYQYLGVFVLDVHEDMPAAGVLKAGDQIIQVDRLSFESSQQFIDYIATKKAGDTVDIVYKREETEKQAAITLQAFKDKPNQVGLGISLDDATRVITVPKVSIDSEQIGGPSAGLMFSLEIYNQLTKGDLTQGYQIAGTGTIDEEGKVGPIGGIQQKIVAADKSGADIFFAPNEEGAPHSNYREALVAAKDINTKMKIIPVDHFTDALHYLETLEDKK